The sequence below is a genomic window from Microbaculum marinisediminis.
TTCGGCTTCATGGATGAAAACAACGAGCCCACCGGCCTCGATGTCGAGGTCGCCCAGGCGATCGGAGAGGCACTCGGCGTCGAGGTCGAGCTGCAGCAGATCACCGGCGCCAACCGCGTGCCCTACCTGGTGACCGACCGGCTCGACATGGTGATCGCGGCAATGGGCGCCACGCCTGAACGGGCCCAGCAGGTCGCGTTCTCGTCGCCCTACTCGGCGCTCTCGATCGGCGTCTTCGGACCGGCGGACATCGCGGTGACGACGCCGGCCGAGCTCGGCGACACCAGCATCGCCGTGGCGCGCGGCACCACCCAGGACATCGAGCTGACCGCGGCGGCGCCGGACGCCAACATCATGCGGTTCGACGACGACGCGACCGCGGCGGCCGCCTACCTGTCCGGCCAGACGCAGCTGCTCGCCACCGCCAATGTCGTGGCCAAGGAGCTCAGCGACCGCGACCCGAACGTCGAGCTGCAGGCCAAGTTCATCCTGCGCATGTCGCCGACCCATATCGCCATCCAGCAGGGCAATCCGGAGTTGCTGCGCTGGCTCGATACCTTCGTCTTCTACAACCTGACGACCAAGCAGCTGTCGAAGATCACGGAGAAGTGGCTGGGCCAGCCGCTGCCCGCCAACTTCCCCTCCATGTGACTTGCCCCCGGGGCCGGCCGACGCGCCGGCCCCGCCTATCGTTTCCTCGCAGGACC
It includes:
- a CDS encoding transporter substrate-binding domain-containing protein; translated protein: MLNGLIRIAAVAAITAGLAGPAQSAELQDIIDKGTVRIGVPIDVPPFGFMDENNEPTGLDVEVAQAIGEALGVEVELQQITGANRVPYLVTDRLDMVIAAMGATPERAQQVAFSSPYSALSIGVFGPADIAVTTPAELGDTSIAVARGTTQDIELTAAAPDANIMRFDDDATAAAAYLSGQTQLLATANVVAKELSDRDPNVELQAKFILRMSPTHIAIQQGNPELLRWLDTFVFYNLTTKQLSKITEKWLGQPLPANFPSM